The nucleotide sequence TTGACGTTCGGCGATCAGGGATTGCGCACTTGCCGCTACCGCATCAGGCGCAGGGTGCCTTCGACCGCCGGGACGATCACGACACGCGATCCTGGTGGACCATCTCCTCGGATCAGGTCCGCTTGCGGCTCGCGATCTCGTCAGAGAGCCACCGCACCTGGGCGGGGTCGGCGTCCCGGGCAAGGGCGACGTAGTGGTCCATGACGGCCGGCCGATAGCGCACGGGCAACGTCTGTCCTGGGGCGAGCCGGGTGAGCTCGGTGATCGTGAGGTCTTCGTCCGCGATACCGCGGAACGAGATGCCGCCGGCGGTTTCCACGTCGAGCATCAGGACCACGCGCGGGCTTCCGTCGCCGCCGACCTCCCGCCAGTCGACGAGAACGCCGAGCGCAAGGGCCCCCGTCCGCAGTTCCGCGTTGCGCTTCCGCGCATCACTGCTCAGGAGCGGGTTCGGGGCGACGCCCGGGAAGGCGGGCCCGACGCCGAGCGATTCCCGACTCAGGTCGGGCCTGAGCTGCGCCATCAGATCGTTGAGCTTCTTCGAACCGAACATCCTAGCCTCTCACTCGCATCAGGTGCCGGAACCTCGGCTTGGCGCTTCGCCCCGTCTCGGCGGGGGCGCCGTCCGCGGTCGGTGCACCTGTCTGCCGGCCAAGCCGTGATCGATACTGACCCAACAGTAGCGGGCTTCCGAGAATCGCACAGTCGCGCGACATCGTGGACGCGGTGATGACCGTCGGCCTGATCCTGAACGTGCTCGCGCTCGTCAGCTCGGCGATCGTCTGGGAGTTCGGCGACCCTCATGTCGCGTCCTGCGGCAGGGCCGGGGTGGTGCCGCGGTCTGTGCGGAGCGGCGGTCACTCACGGCCCTCGCGACCGAGTGGACGCATGCCGAGGGGCCCGTCGCCGGTGTGGCCGACGGGCTCCTCGGGCTCAGGCGTGGTGCAGGGTGTTGCGGCGGGGATGTCGGAGCGGATCTCGGTATTGGGGTGGGATGAATTCCGGTAGCCCGTCGGCGGCCATGCGGACTTCCCAGTCGCCGTGGTGGATCAGCCGGTGATGGAATCCGCAGAGGAGTACGAGATTCCGGAGGTCGGTGGGTCCGCCGTCTGCCCAGTGATGAATGTGGTGAGCGTGGCAATTCTTGGGTTTCCGATGACAGCCGGGGAAGGCGCAGCCGCCGTCGCGGATGTTCAGTGCCCGGCGTTGGCCTGGGGTGACGAAGCGTCTGAGTCGTCCGACGTCGAGGGGTTCACCCGCGGCGTTCAGCACGACGGGCAGCATCAGGCAGTCGCAGGCAGCGAGTCGGGCTTCCCTCGCGGTCATCGTCCCGACGAAATCCAGACACGCGGTCCCGAGACCCGACTTCAACTCCTCAAGCCCAATGGTGACGTTCACCAACGTCCGATACCCGCTGGCGCCGGGCTGGTCCGGGCAGGCGATCGCCAGATCGAGAAGGTCGACCCAGGCGTCACCCATGCGCTCGCATTTCATCCGCAGATCGGCTTGCCCGAATTCGTCGACGGGTCGTGGCTGGGCGTAGGCCTCCAGGGCGGCGGCGGTGCGGGCACCGGTCTCGTCATCCAGGAGACCGGTGAGTTTCCAGAACCCGTCCTTGCGGCGCTCCAGGGTGATCTCCCGGCGCGGCTCAGCAGGTTCCGGGTCTTTGGGTTCGTCCCCGTCGGGGTCCAGTAACGCCAAAAGGTTCGCCTCGGCGTCCGCCAACTGGCGAGGACCAGCATTGCGAGCGAGAGTGGCGAGAATCTTCTCCGCGTTCGCCCGGTCCTCCACCGAGGTGTCGGCCGGAAGCCTCTTCAAGATCTCCAGGATCTGATCGATCCGCTCATCACCGACCAACCCCTCGGCAGCGACCGCGGCAGTGGCAGGCAGCGCGGCGGGAACCTCGCTGCCGTCCAACGCGCGGCTGGGATTCAGGGCGATCGCCCGCTTCACCACCGCACCCGCCTCACCGACCGACAACCCCGCGATATCGGCGAACCATGCAGCCGTACGGCCATACCCGTACAAATCCTTGACACCCCGAGACTCGACCTCCGCCAAATACCGCCCCAAACCCGCGGTAGCCATCCGAATCACCCGCAAAGACTGCTGCACGCCATGAGCAAGCTCCAGCTTGCCAGCGCGCCACAACTCCTGCGGCAACTCGGGAAGGAAAGTCTCGGACACACCCCCAGAATACCGCAATTCATCGAACATGTGTTCGTAATTTTAAGCAACCGTCATGCGGCTCATTTAACACTGAAGGGTGATTTGATTACGACTCTCCTTGCGTCCGGCGCAACCGAAGCACCGCGCCGTTCAGGACCAGAACACTCGTGACCCAACCACAAAGAACCCCACGCAGAGTAAGCGCTTACTTCCATGGCCTGCGAAGCGGTACAGGACTGCGCCGTGATCGGGCTGCCGCACGAGAAATGGGGCGAACAGATCACCGCCGTCGTCCAGCTCCACACCGGGAAAACCGTGTCGGCGCACGAACTCCGCACCGCCGTCAAGGAGCGGCTGGGCAGCATCAAGACCCCCAAGGAGATCCTGCTCTGGCCGGATCTCCCCCGGTCGAAGATCGGCAAGGTGCTCAAGACCGAGATCCGGAAAGCCTTGCTGGACAACGGCTAGCGCCGCGCGAGTTCGTCCGCGGTCGGCAACGGCCACTCGTAGCGTTCCTTGGCGATGCGGAGGTGGACCCACGTGTCCGCGGTCACGACGTCGGGCCTGCCGCTGATCTCTTCGAGCGCCCTGTCGAGGGCGCGGGCGGACTGTGCCGCGATGGTGGCGACGACGTCGAACCGGCCGATGGTCCTGGCCAGGAATTCGGTGTCGTCGCGCGCGGCGAGCGCTGCCGTCACGGAATCCCCGGCGCCCCGCACGTTCAGGCCGATCCCGCAGACCAGACCGGCGTCCGGGCGGGCGCGGCTGAGCACCGGCGCGATCCGGATGACGTCATGCTCCAGAAGGAAACGCACGCGGGTGCGGGTGGCCGACGGCGAAAGCCCGACATGCCCGGCGATGCTCGCGTAACTTTCCCTGCCGTCGGTCTGCAACCGCAGCATGATCGCGAGGTCGCGGTCGTCGAGCCGCAGCCAGGGCGGCAGCGGACGGCCGGGCATGAACAGGCCCTTGACCACGTCCACGTAGACGAGCGTGTTGACCTGCTCCACCTCCGGCAGGCCGCGGATGTCCGCCACCGTGCGGTACAGCTCCGGCGAATCGGGCAGCCGCAGCTCGGCGACGGTCTGGTACTCCCCGCTCACCGCGGAGACGAACGCCGCGGCCGGCAACGCCGCGATGGCGTCCGTTGTCTCCTGCGAGCGGCCCGACGTGCGGATCGCGAGATGCGCGTACGCGGTCAAGCCGAGGAACTCGGGATGGACCGCCGCGACCACGTTGAGCGAACCGTCGGCCTGCAGCTGCTCCAGCCGCGCCGACACCGCCGCCCGCGACGCCCCGACGCGCTTGGCCAGATCGGCCACGCTCATCCGGCCGTCCGCGCGTAAAGCCGCGACCAACGCGTCGTCCACGGCGGTTCTCCTCTGCTGAATTTCCGACGGCTCGCAGCACCATATCACCGGCCAATATGCCCGATAGGCAGTCGATACTGCGTGATCTGTCCATGATCGCCCACATATCGATCGTGAACACCGTCCGTAAACGACTGATCTGATTGCGCTCTCGGTTTTCGTCGCTTACCTTCGCCCCACTTCACCGACGAACCCCTGGAGTCCGCGCGATGCGTCTGCTGCCCCTCGATCGTTCAGTCCTCGACGCGAGAGCGACGATCCTGCTTCCCGACGAGCTGGTGACCGTCGACGACGCCACCGAAGGCGCCGAAGCGGTGCTCGTGTTCGGCGAGGAGATCGCCGCGGTCGGCTCGGTGGACGAGTGCCGCGCCCGCGCCGCGGGTCTCGGCCGCCCCGAGCCGGAAGTGCGACGGCTGCCTGGCACGCTCCTGCCCGGATTCATCGATCCACACGCGCATCCCTTGATGTACGGGCAGATGATGACCTGGGTGGACTGCGGCCCCGAGCGCGCGTCGACCATTCCCGAGATCGTCGCGCTGCTGCGTGAGGCTGCCGAGAACACCCCGGAGGGCAGGCCCGTCCGAGGTTATGGCTACGAGCACCGCAACCTCGCCGAGAAACGCCACCCCCGCAAGGAGGAGCTCGACGCGGTCGCCGAAGACCGCGAGGTCTACCTCATGAACGCGAGCGGCCACGGCGGCGTGGTCAACAGCTTCACCTTGCGGCGCAACGGCGTCACCCGTGACACCCCGGATCCCGACGGCGGGGTGTTCTTCCGTGACGAGCACGGCGAGCTCACCGGGGAGCTGTCGGACGCGGCGTGCAACATCCTCACCGGCGTCACCGGGGTGAAGGTCGGGCGGCACGGGCCGAACTTCCACCTCGAGGACGAGCCGGAGGAGCACGCGCGGCAGCTGGCCGCCGCACAGGAGAAATTCCTCGCCGCGGGCGTGACCGCGATCGGCGACGCCCAGGTGACGCGCCGCGAGTTCGACATGTACCTGCGGCTGGACGAAGCCGGCCTGCTCAAGACGCGTGTCCACATGTACCTGCTGTCGCATCTGCTCGACCAGGCGCTGGAAATGGGGCTGCACGGCGCTTTCGGCACCACTCGGCTCGCGTTCGCGGGGATCAAGTTCTACGCCGACGGCACGCTCGGCGGCTGGACCGCGTACTTCCCGGACGGCTACGTCGGCGATCCGTGCCGCACCGGGCAGCTCTACCACGACCCGAAGGACTACTCCGCGCTGATCGGCAAGGCGCACGAGGCCGGGCTCCAGACCGCGACCCACGCCCAGTCCCCCGACGCGATCGCCATGGTGCTCGACGCCATCGAGGACGCGCAGCGGCGAAATCCCCGGCCGGACGCCCGTCACCGCATCGAGCATTGCGGGCTGCCGTCCCCGGACCAGATCCAGCGTATGGCCGAGCTCGGCGTCCATCCCGTCAACCAGCCGCAGCATTACTACAACTGGGGCGAAGGCGTCACCGACGCCGTCGGCACCCCCGGCGAGCGGTTCAACCCCCTCGGTGAATTCCAGGCGGCGGGCGTGCCGGTCACGTTGAGCTCGGACGCCCCGGTCGCGGAGCCGAACCCGCTCGAAGCCATCCAGACCGCGGTGACCAGGACGACCCGTCGCGGTCACCGGCTCGGCGGGGACGACCTGCTGATCGACGTCCGCTCGGCCGTCGCCGCGCATACGATCGCCGGTGCCAAGGTGCTCGGCCGCGAACGCGACCTCGGCTCGATCACTCCCGGCAAACGCGCGGATTTCGTGCTGCTCGGCGAGAATCCCCTCACCTGCGAGCCGGACCGGATCGCCGGTATCCGCGTGGTGGAAACCTGGATCGACGGCGAGGTGGCCCGATGACCGTCCAGACCGGCACCCACTCGCTCCGCCGAGCCCGCCGGGCCGGGCTCGCGGCCTTCGTCGGCACCACGATCGAGTGGTACGACTTCTACATCTACGCCACGGCGGCGAGCCTGGTCTTCGGCACCGTGTTCTTTCCCGAAACGGGCGACCGGCTGACCGGTGTCGCGGCGGCCTTCGCGACCTACGCCGTCGGCTTCTTCGCGCGGCCGCTCGGCGGCATCGTGTTCGGCCACGTCGGTGACCGGGTGGGCCGCAAGACCGCGCTCGTGGTGACCCTGACCATGATGGGCGCGGCGACCTTCCTCGTCGGCTGCCTGCCCGGATACGCGCAGATCGGCACGTGGGCACCCATCCTGCTCGTGGTGCTCAGGTTCGTCCAGGGGCTCGCCGTCGGCGGCGAGTGGGGCGGTGCCGTGCTCATGGCCGTGGAACACGCGCCTCCGGACAAGAAGACCTTCTACGGCGCCTTCGCGCAGGCGGGGAACCCGGCGGGCGCGCTGCTGGCCACCGGTCTGTTCAGCCTCCTGAGCACCGGCGGCACCGAATGGCTCACGACGTGGGGCTGGCGGATCCCGTTCTTCGCGTCCGTGCTGCTCATCGGCGTCGGCCTCATCGTGCGCCTGAAGGTCGAAGAGTCCCCGGTCTTCGAGGAGACCGCCGAAGAAACCGGCGTGCCGATCCTGTACGCCGTCCGGACGAACTGGAAACCGATCCTGCTGGGCATCTGTGTACTGCCCGTCGCGGTCGGCGGCTATTACCTGGTCACCACCTTCGCGACGGCGTACGCGACCGATCCGGCCGTCGGCGTCTCCGAATCGCTCGTGCTCAACGCGCTCACCATCGCCGCGTTCGTCGAACTGGTCGTCAGCTTCGGCGCGGCCTGGCTCGGTGATCGCTTCGGCCGCGTGCGGGTGGTCGTGATCGGCCTGATCGGTGTCGCCATCCTCGCGGCTCCGCAGTTCCTGGTGCTCTCGACCAAGAACGCGGCGCTGATCATCGCGGCGTTCGTGGCGATGCGCCTGGCGATGACGGCGACCTACAGCCCGATCGCCGCCGTCCTGTCGCAGATGTTCCGTCCGCGGGCGCGGTACACCAGCATCTCGCTGTCGTACCAGCTGGCGGGCGCGCTCTTCGGCGGCCTTTCGCCGTTGGTGTCGACGCTGCTGTACCAGGCGACCGGCAGCATCTGGCCGGCGATCGGCCTGCTGATCGGCATGTGCGTGCTGAGCATCGTCTGCGTGCTGGCCGCGCCTCAGCACACCGACTCCGTGGACACGGCCTAGCGGATGCGCAACCGCCGCATGAGTTTCAGCCCGGACAGCATCCCTTCGACGTACTTCTCGTAGGTCTGGCCGCCGCGGGGACCCATGACCTGTTTCTTGAGCACCGCCACGTTCTTCACGTCGGTGTATTTGAGCAGGCCTTGGTCCCCGTGGCGGGCGCCGACGCCCGAATTCTTGACGCCGCCGGACGGCGTTCCCTTCGATGCGTACGCGGTGGCCAGGATGTCGTTGATGTTGACGTTGCCGGACTCGATCCGCGCCGCCACGGCGCGCGCGGCGCCGACGTCGGTGCCCCAGACCGAGGCGTTGAGTCCGTACTCGGTGTCGTTCGCGAGTGCGACGGCCTCGTCGACCGTGCGGTACTTGTGCAACGCGACGACGGGCCCGAAGGTTTCGGTGACGCCGCAGAGCATGTCCTTCGTGACGCCTTCGAGGATCGTCGGTTCGAAGAACGCCGGGCCGAGGTCCGGCCGTGGCTTTCCTCCACAGAGGACAGTCGCGCCCTTCGCGACGGCGTCGTCGACATGGGACTTGACCCGGTTCATGTGGTCGACGGAGACCAGCGAGCCCATGTCCGGCCCGAAGTCGTAGGCGGCGCGGACGTCGAGCGCCTTGGTCTTGGCCAGGTATGCATTCTTGAACTCGTCGTAACGAGACTCGGGCAGGTAGATCCGCTCGATGTGCATGCAGATCTGCCCGGTGTTGCCGAAAGCGCCGAAGATGGCGCCCTGCACGGTCTCGGCGAGGTCGGCGTCTTCGAGCACGATCATCGGGTTCTTGCCGCCGAGTTCGAGACAGCAGCCGATGAGGTTGCGGCCCGCCCGTTCGCCGATCACCCGGCCGGTGGCGGTGGAACCGGTGAACATCACATAGTTCGCCTGGTCGATGAGCGTCGGGCCGACATCCGGCCCCTCACCGCACACCACCTGGAACAACCCCTTCGGCAGTCCCGCTTTCTCCAGCAGCTCGACGCCGTAGAGCGGGGAGAGCGCGGTCTTGTTGTCGGGCTTCAGCACCACCGCGTTGCCGGCCATCAACGCCGGGACGGCGTCGGAAATGCCGGTGGCGAACGGGAAGTTCCACGGCGCGATGATCCCGACCACGCCCTTGGGCTGCCTGACCTCGGTGGACGTCGTCAGGAACGGGACCGGCCCGCCCCGTTTGGCCGGTGCCAGCAGCCTGGCGGCCCGCGTGAGGTAATGGCTCATCACCATCGCCGGGTCGCAGGTCTCCTCGATCGCCATCCGCCGGTTCTTGCCGCTCTCGGCCTGGATGAGGTCGGTGACGATCGGCGCGTTGTCGACGAAGAGCGTGTGCGCCCGTTTGAACACCTCCAGCCGCTGCTTGAGCGGGGTGGCGGCCCACTTCTCCTGCGCGGCGCGCGCGGTGGCGAACGCCTGCTCGATGTCGGCGGGTGTCGATTGAGGCAGCTCGACGAGCACGTCGCCGGTGTAGACCTCAGTGAGCTTCCAGGTCGCGCCGGACGAGCCCGGCACGCGGGCGGCGAGCCGCTGAAGGAACGCGTCGGTCACCGACGCCGGACGGGTGAGCGCGAGCGGTGTGACGGTCATGGCCCTCTTTCCGTCAGTTGTCCGAGAGGACGAGCTGCGCGCCCATCTCGCCGATCATGATGGCGGGCGCGTTGGTGTTGCCGCCGGTGATCGACGGCATGATCGACGCGTCGCAGACCCGCAGACCGTCGACGCCGCGGACCTTGAGGTCAGGGCTCACGACGGCGAGCTCGTCGACGCCCATCCGGCAGGTGCCGACACCGTGGTACACCGACGTCGCGCGGTTCAGGATCGCGTCGCGCAACTCCTGGCCCCGCAGCGACTTGCCCGGGTGGAGTTCTTCCTTGATCGAACCGTTGAACGCCCCCGAAGCGAAGATCTCGCGGACCATCTCCGAGCCCTCCCCGAGCACTTCGAGATCGGCCGGGTCGGACAGGTACTGGGGGTCGATGAGCGGCGCCGCCGTGGGATCAGCCGAGGCCAGACGCAGCGTGCCGCGGCTCTTCGGGTAGATCAGCGTGGTCAGCACGGTGAGCGCGGGCCGTTTGTCGACGTCGTGCCGGATCGGCGCGTCCTGGTTGGGCGTCACGTACGCCCACGGCAGGAGGTGCAACTGGAGATCGGGCACCTCGGCGGCCTGGGAGGTCTTGAGGAACGCGACCGCCTCGAAGACCGAGTTCGCCAGGAATGTCGTGCCGGGCCGCAGCAGTTCGCTGACGAGGCCGCGCGCGAAGTACGGCGGCGTGCCCCGGTTCTTGCTCGACGACGCGCGGAAGGTCAGCGCGTGGAACATGTGGTCGTGCAGGTTGTCGCCGACCGGCAGGTCCGCGACGACGTCGATGCCGTGCTCCTTGAGGTGCTCGGCGTGGCCGATCCCGGACAACATCAGCAGGTGCGCGGACCCGACGAAGCCCGCCGAGAGGATGACCTCCTTGCCCGCGCGGAGGATTCGCTGTCCCCCGTTCGCGTCGACGACCTCGACGCCGACCGCGCGGCCGTTCTCGATGACGACCTTCTTCGCCAGCACCCCGGACTGGACCTCCAGCGTGGCCGGCGCGAGGTGGTGGATGTAGCCGCGCGAGGCGCTGTACCGCAGGCCGTCGGCGGCGTTCTGCTGCATCCTGCTGACGCCCTCTTGGGACTCGGCGTTGTAGTCGTCGAGGATCTCGCAGCCGATCGCGTCGGCGGTCGCCTGGAGGAATTGGAGCGTGCCCTCCTGCGGGGTCTTGTTGCGGGTGACCCGGATCGGCCCGCCCGCGCCCCGGAACTCGCTCTCGCCGTCCTCGAAGTCCTCCATCCGCTTGTACGCGGCGTTGACGCTGTCGGCGTCCCAGCCCTTGTTGCCCTCGGCGGCCCAGGAGTCGAAGTTGGCGCGGTTGCCGCGGACGTAGACCATGCCGTTGATGGAGCTGGAGCCGCCGACCACCTTGCCGCGCGGCACCGGCATCCGCCGATCGAGAACGTGTTTCTGCGGCACCGAGTAGTAGCCCCAGTCGAACGGTTTCTTGAGCTGGGGCACCGCGTGCATCGGGCCGACCAGCCCCGGCTTCCTGACGAGCAGCTTGTCGTCGCTCTTGCCTGCCTCGAGCACGATCACGCTGGCACCGGACTCCGCCAGCCTGCCCGCGATCGCGGCCCCCGAGCTGCCCGATCCGACGACCACGTAGTCGGCCTCGTCGCCGCGCGCAGCCCTGTTCGCCATGTCCGCTCCTCGGTCCGCCCACCGTGCAGAACTGTAACCTGTTCTAGTTCTGTCACCGTATAGCGAGACCGGCCGGTTCCGCAACGGGCGGTCGCTCCCCGGCCGGTCTTCGAGACCTCAGCGCAGCGGTTCGAGCACCTTCGCCAGCGGCTCCAGCACGGCCGGGGTGTGCGGCGGCGGGAGGTAGATGATCGCCAGGTCGAGGCCCGCTTCACCGAGGGCTTCGACGTCCGCGGCGACCTTGGCGTAGTCACCGTCCGTACCGAGCCGGACGTGCGAGGACAGGGTGATCTCGCTCGGATCCCGGCCGATGTCCGCGCAGTGCCGGTGCAGCACCGCACGCTTGTGCGCGAACTCCTCCGGCGTGCCGCCGACGAAATTCCAGTGCTGGGCGTACTTGGCGGCCGTGCGCAGGGTCCGCTTCTCGCCGCTGCCGCCGATGCAGATCGGCGGATGCGGCTTCTGCACGCCCTTCGGTTCGCAGCGGGCGTCGGTCAGCTGGTAGTGCTCGCCCTGGAACGTGGTGGTCTCCTGGGTCAGCAGGCCGACGAGCACCTCGCAGGCTTCCTCGAACCGGTCACTGCGTTCCTTGATGGTGCCCAGTTCCATGCCGTACGCGCCGGATTCCTCCTCGTTCCAGCCCGCGCCGACACCGATCTCCAGCCGGCCGCCGGAGACGATGTCCAGTGTCGCGGCCATGTTCGCGAGAAGCGCGGGGTGACGGTAGTGGATCCCGCTGACCAGCGTGCCCAGCCGGAGCCGTTTCGTGGCCTGCGCGAGCGCGGTGAGCGTCACCCACCCTTCCAGGCACGGACCGGTCGAATCCGAGAAAATGGGATAGAAGTGGTCGAAGGTCCAGCCGGATTCGAAGAGCTCGATCTCGTCGGCGGCCTGCCACACGGCGAGCATGTCGGACCAGACGGTGTCCTGCGGCGAAGTCTTGATGGCGAATCGCATGATCTCGAGCGTAAACCTGGAGTTCCTCCAGTCGCTCACGGAATTCAGCGGGCGATGCCACGGCGAAGGTAATCGTCGGCGTCCACTCCGGACTCGACGAGCAACGCTCGCGTGTGTTCGCCCAGCGACGGGACGTCGCCCATGCACGCCTCGAAATCGTCGAAGGTCACCGGCGGCAGCAAAGCTTCGATCCGGGCGAATTCGGTGCCGACCTCGCGCCAGCGATCACGGGCCCGCAGCTGGGGATGCTCGGCGACCTGGGCGACGTCCTTGAGCTGGGCGGCGGGAACC is from Amycolatopsis lurida and encodes:
- a CDS encoding HNH endonuclease signature motif containing protein yields the protein MSETFLPELPQELWRAGKLELAHGVQQSLRVIRMATAGLGRYLAEVESRGVKDLYGYGRTAAWFADIAGLSVGEAGAVVKRAIALNPSRALDGSEVPAALPATAAVAAEGLVGDERIDQILEILKRLPADTSVEDRANAEKILATLARNAGPRQLADAEANLLALLDPDGDEPKDPEPAEPRREITLERRKDGFWKLTGLLDDETGARTAAALEAYAQPRPVDEFGQADLRMKCERMGDAWVDLLDLAIACPDQPGASGYRTLVNVTIGLEELKSGLGTACLDFVGTMTAREARLAACDCLMLPVVLNAAGEPLDVGRLRRFVTPGQRRALNIRDGGCAFPGCHRKPKNCHAHHIHHWADGGPTDLRNLVLLCGFHHRLIHHGDWEVRMAADGLPEFIPPQYRDPLRHPRRNTLHHA
- a CDS encoding amidohydrolase; the protein is MRLLPLDRSVLDARATILLPDELVTVDDATEGAEAVLVFGEEIAAVGSVDECRARAAGLGRPEPEVRRLPGTLLPGFIDPHAHPLMYGQMMTWVDCGPERASTIPEIVALLREAAENTPEGRPVRGYGYEHRNLAEKRHPRKEELDAVAEDREVYLMNASGHGGVVNSFTLRRNGVTRDTPDPDGGVFFRDEHGELTGELSDAACNILTGVTGVKVGRHGPNFHLEDEPEEHARQLAAAQEKFLAAGVTAIGDAQVTRREFDMYLRLDEAGLLKTRVHMYLLSHLLDQALEMGLHGAFGTTRLAFAGIKFYADGTLGGWTAYFPDGYVGDPCRTGQLYHDPKDYSALIGKAHEAGLQTATHAQSPDAIAMVLDAIEDAQRRNPRPDARHRIEHCGLPSPDQIQRMAELGVHPVNQPQHYYNWGEGVTDAVGTPGERFNPLGEFQAAGVPVTLSSDAPVAEPNPLEAIQTAVTRTTRRGHRLGGDDLLIDVRSAVAAHTIAGAKVLGRERDLGSITPGKRADFVLLGENPLTCEPDRIAGIRVVETWIDGEVAR
- a CDS encoding MFS transporter encodes the protein MTVQTGTHSLRRARRAGLAAFVGTTIEWYDFYIYATAASLVFGTVFFPETGDRLTGVAAAFATYAVGFFARPLGGIVFGHVGDRVGRKTALVVTLTMMGAATFLVGCLPGYAQIGTWAPILLVVLRFVQGLAVGGEWGGAVLMAVEHAPPDKKTFYGAFAQAGNPAGALLATGLFSLLSTGGTEWLTTWGWRIPFFASVLLIGVGLIVRLKVEESPVFEETAEETGVPILYAVRTNWKPILLGICVLPVAVGGYYLVTTFATAYATDPAVGVSESLVLNALTIAAFVELVVSFGAAWLGDRFGRVRVVVIGLIGVAILAAPQFLVLSTKNAALIIAAFVAMRLAMTATYSPIAAVLSQMFRPRARYTSISLSYQLAGALFGGLSPLVSTLLYQATGSIWPAIGLLIGMCVLSIVCVLAAPQHTDSVDTA
- a CDS encoding Lrp/AsnC family transcriptional regulator is translated as MDDALVAALRADGRMSVADLAKRVGASRAAVSARLEQLQADGSLNVVAAVHPEFLGLTAYAHLAIRTSGRSQETTDAIAALPAAAFVSAVSGEYQTVAELRLPDSPELYRTVADIRGLPEVEQVNTLVYVDVVKGLFMPGRPLPPWLRLDDRDLAIMLRLQTDGRESYASIAGHVGLSPSATRTRVRFLLEHDVIRIAPVLSRARPDAGLVCGIGLNVRGAGDSVTAALAARDDTEFLARTIGRFDVVATIAAQSARALDRALEEISGRPDVVTADTWVHLRIAKERYEWPLPTADELARR
- a CDS encoding succinic semialdehyde dehydrogenase translates to MTVTPLALTRPASVTDAFLQRLAARVPGSSGATWKLTEVYTGDVLVELPQSTPADIEQAFATARAAQEKWAATPLKQRLEVFKRAHTLFVDNAPIVTDLIQAESGKNRRMAIEETCDPAMVMSHYLTRAARLLAPAKRGGPVPFLTTSTEVRQPKGVVGIIAPWNFPFATGISDAVPALMAGNAVVLKPDNKTALSPLYGVELLEKAGLPKGLFQVVCGEGPDVGPTLIDQANYVMFTGSTATGRVIGERAGRNLIGCCLELGGKNPMIVLEDADLAETVQGAIFGAFGNTGQICMHIERIYLPESRYDEFKNAYLAKTKALDVRAAYDFGPDMGSLVSVDHMNRVKSHVDDAVAKGATVLCGGKPRPDLGPAFFEPTILEGVTKDMLCGVTETFGPVVALHKYRTVDEAVALANDTEYGLNASVWGTDVGAARAVAARIESGNVNINDILATAYASKGTPSGGVKNSGVGARHGDQGLLKYTDVKNVAVLKKQVMGPRGGQTYEKYVEGMLSGLKLMRRLRIR
- a CDS encoding GMC family oxidoreductase, which produces MANRAARGDEADYVVVGSGSSGAAIAGRLAESGASVIVLEAGKSDDKLLVRKPGLVGPMHAVPQLKKPFDWGYYSVPQKHVLDRRMPVPRGKVVGGSSSINGMVYVRGNRANFDSWAAEGNKGWDADSVNAAYKRMEDFEDGESEFRGAGGPIRVTRNKTPQEGTLQFLQATADAIGCEILDDYNAESQEGVSRMQQNAADGLRYSASRGYIHHLAPATLEVQSGVLAKKVVIENGRAVGVEVVDANGGQRILRAGKEVILSAGFVGSAHLLMLSGIGHAEHLKEHGIDVVADLPVGDNLHDHMFHALTFRASSSKNRGTPPYFARGLVSELLRPGTTFLANSVFEAVAFLKTSQAAEVPDLQLHLLPWAYVTPNQDAPIRHDVDKRPALTVLTTLIYPKSRGTLRLASADPTAAPLIDPQYLSDPADLEVLGEGSEMVREIFASGAFNGSIKEELHPGKSLRGQELRDAILNRATSVYHGVGTCRMGVDELAVVSPDLKVRGVDGLRVCDASIMPSITGGNTNAPAIMIGEMGAQLVLSDN
- a CDS encoding LLM class F420-dependent oxidoreductase; protein product: MRFAIKTSPQDTVWSDMLAVWQAADEIELFESGWTFDHFYPIFSDSTGPCLEGWVTLTALAQATKRLRLGTLVSGIHYRHPALLANMAATLDIVSGGRLEIGVGAGWNEEESGAYGMELGTIKERSDRFEEACEVLVGLLTQETTTFQGEHYQLTDARCEPKGVQKPHPPICIGGSGEKRTLRTAAKYAQHWNFVGGTPEEFAHKRAVLHRHCADIGRDPSEITLSSHVRLGTDGDYAKVAADVEALGEAGLDLAIIYLPPPHTPAVLEPLAKVLEPLR